In the Campylobacter sp. RM6914 genome, one interval contains:
- the ychF gene encoding redox-regulated ATPase YchF, with protein sequence MGLSVGIVGLPNVGKSTTFNALTKAQNAQSANYPFCTIEPNKAVVAVPDKRLNELAKIVNPNRIQYSTIEFVDIAGLVKGASTGEGLGNKFLSNIRETEVILHIVRCFDDENITHVEGVVDPIRDIEIIQTELILADIEQLNKKCERLTREAKANAKGAKETLALANELLNHLNEGKSASSFEKREDEAFINLNKELRLLSAKEVIYGANVDEDGIAEDNQYVKALKDFAKSSDHEVIKLCAKIEEELVGMDDDEAHEFLASLGAQESGLEKIIRTSFAKLNLISYFTAGVVEVRAWTITNGWKAPKAASVIHNDFERGFIRAEVISYDDFISCGGENGAKEAGKMRLEGKDYVVADGDVMHFRFNV encoded by the coding sequence ATGGGATTAAGCGTAGGTATCGTAGGACTTCCAAATGTTGGTAAATCAACCACTTTTAATGCACTAACAAAAGCACAAAATGCCCAAAGCGCCAACTATCCGTTTTGCACTATAGAGCCAAACAAAGCCGTAGTGGCTGTGCCTGATAAAAGGCTAAACGAGCTTGCAAAGATAGTAAATCCAAATCGCATACAATACTCAACTATCGAATTTGTTGATATCGCGGGTCTTGTTAAAGGTGCAAGCACAGGCGAAGGGCTAGGAAACAAATTTCTATCAAACATCAGAGAGACCGAGGTTATACTGCATATTGTGCGTTGCTTTGATGATGAAAATATCACGCACGTTGAAGGCGTAGTTGATCCTATAAGAGATATAGAGATCATTCAAACCGAGTTGATACTAGCCGACATAGAACAACTAAATAAAAAATGCGAACGCCTAACTCGTGAAGCCAAAGCAAATGCAAAAGGTGCTAAAGAAACTCTTGCTCTAGCAAATGAACTTCTAAACCATCTAAACGAAGGCAAAAGTGCTAGTAGCTTTGAAAAACGCGAAGATGAGGCTTTTATAAATTTAAATAAAGAACTAAGACTACTTAGTGCCAAAGAGGTGATTTATGGCGCAAATGTCGATGAAGACGGTATCGCAGAAGATAACCAATACGTAAAAGCACTAAAAGATTTTGCCAAGAGCTCTGATCACGAGGTTATCAAACTATGCGCAAAGATAGAAGAAGAGCTTGTGGGTATGGATGATGATGAGGCGCATGAGTTTTTGGCTTCGCTTGGAGCACAAGAAAGCGGTCTTGAAAAGATAATCCGCACAAGCTTTGCCAAGCTAAATTTGATCAGCTACTTTACTGCCGGAGTGGTTGAAGTTCGAGCCTGGACGATCACAAACGGCTGGAAAGCCCCAAAAGCCGCAAGCGTCATACATAACGACTTTGAAAGAGGGTTCATTAGAGCCGAGGTTATAAGCTATGACGACTTCATATCGTGTGGCGGCGAAAACGGAGCTAAAGAAGCCGGTAAAATGCGACTTGAAGGCAAGGACTATGTCGTTGCCGACGGAGATGTTATGCACTTTAGATTTAACGTATAA
- a CDS encoding leucyl aminopeptidase, translated as MKFQITDKNIGSVKADCELVFIIDKNFENKFIKDKEAFEFLGFDGEGAQLVQSSNTIYVGIPKLEADELRLGASKAYGAIKNLKIKSLKVASYHVGCDRLSIQSIVEGFLLGSYEFNKYKSKNKPVSLEEVIISTQELNDVKIDLDKAKKGVKQGEIIASATNFSKDIVNEIPEIYTPLKMAKDAKDLAKELKNVTCKVYDEKFLEKEKMNAFLAVNRASANPPRLIHLTYKPKDAKKRIVFVGKGLTYDSGGLSLKPADYMLTMKSDKSGAAAAMGIIKGASELNLPFEIHAILGATENMIGGNAYKPDDVLISRSGVTIEVRNTDAEGRLVLADCLSFAQDLKPDLLIDMATLTGACVVGLGEYTSAIMGNNEELKHEFKTKSKASGELTTVLEFNPHLRELVKSQIADISNTASSRYGGAITAGIFLDKFIKDEYKDIWIHQDIAGPAYTEKAWGYNQSGATGAGVRMNLYYLNAMAKEL; from the coding sequence ATGAAATTTCAAATAACCGATAAAAACATCGGTAGCGTAAAAGCTGACTGTGAGTTGGTTTTTATAATAGATAAAAATTTTGAAAATAAATTTATAAAAGATAAAGAAGCTTTTGAATTTTTGGGATTTGACGGAGAGGGAGCGCAACTTGTTCAATCTTCAAATACAATTTACGTAGGCATACCAAAACTCGAAGCAGACGAACTAAGACTTGGTGCGTCAAAAGCTTATGGCGCAATTAAAAATTTAAAGATAAAAAGTCTAAAAGTAGCAAGCTATCACGTAGGTTGCGATAGATTAAGTATACAAAGTATAGTAGAAGGTTTTTTGCTTGGAAGTTATGAGTTTAATAAATACAAAAGTAAAAATAAACCAGTTTCATTAGAAGAAGTGATAATCTCAACCCAAGAGCTAAATGACGTAAAAATCGACCTTGACAAAGCCAAAAAAGGGGTAAAACAAGGTGAAATAATAGCAAGTGCAACAAATTTCAGCAAAGATATCGTAAACGAAATTCCTGAAATTTACACTCCTTTAAAAATGGCAAAAGATGCCAAGGATCTTGCAAAAGAGCTAAAAAACGTAACTTGCAAAGTATACGATGAGAAATTTTTAGAAAAAGAGAAGATGAATGCCTTTTTAGCGGTAAATCGCGCCTCGGCAAATCCTCCTCGCCTAATACATCTTACTTACAAACCAAAAGACGCTAAAAAACGCATAGTATTTGTAGGCAAAGGGCTTACTTACGATAGTGGCGGACTTAGCTTAAAACCGGCTGACTATATGCTAACAATGAAGTCGGATAAGAGCGGAGCTGCTGCTGCTATGGGTATCATAAAAGGAGCGAGCGAGCTAAATTTGCCTTTTGAAATTCATGCGATACTTGGTGCTACGGAAAATATGATAGGCGGTAACGCTTACAAGCCGGACGACGTGCTTATCTCACGCTCTGGCGTGACTATCGAAGTGCGCAACACCGATGCCGAGGGTCGTTTGGTTTTAGCCGACTGTCTAAGTTTTGCACAAGACTTAAAGCCTGATTTGCTTATAGATATGGCTACTTTAACAGGTGCTTGCGTAGTAGGACTTGGCGAATACACTAGTGCAATAATGGGCAACAACGAGGAGCTAAAGCACGAATTTAAGACAAAAAGTAAAGCAAGCGGTGAGTTAACCACGGTGCTAGAATTTAACCCACATCTAAGAGAACTTGTAAAAAGCCAGATAGCAGATATAAGCAACACGGCTTCAAGTAGATACGGCGGAGCTATAACGGCAGGCATTTTCTTAGATAAATTTATCAAAGATGAGTATAAAGATATCTGGATACACCAAGATATCGCAGGTCCCGCATATACCGAAAAAGCCTGGGGCTATAACCAATCAGGCGCTACTGGTGCCGGAGTAAGAATGAATTTATACTATCTAAACGCCATGGCAAAGGAGCTGTAA
- a CDS encoding DedA family protein — MEETLKNLMLNYHQYAYIILFFWCIMEGELALILGGILAHEGHVDVALAIFVAGIGAFVGDQIYFYLGRYNKKYIAKKLVAQRRKFAIAHIMLKKYGWPIIFIQRYMYGFRVIIPMSIGLTRYSAKKYAFINLISGWCWAAITILLAWVFGQAIWDTINIIEAHWYVAIPLIGAFLAALFFGFRSIENKILKERKNRRDEISNNR, encoded by the coding sequence ATGGAAGAGACATTAAAAAATTTAATGTTAAACTACCATCAATACGCTTATATTATATTGTTTTTTTGGTGCATTATGGAAGGGGAACTAGCTCTTATTTTAGGTGGTATACTAGCACACGAAGGTCATGTGGATGTGGCTTTGGCTATATTTGTAGCAGGTATAGGAGCTTTTGTCGGAGATCAAATTTACTTTTATCTAGGCAGGTACAATAAAAAATACATAGCTAAAAAATTAGTCGCTCAGCGGAGGAAATTTGCCATAGCGCATATCATGCTTAAAAAATACGGCTGGCCTATTATCTTTATCCAACGCTACATGTATGGATTTCGTGTAATAATCCCGATGAGTATCGGACTAACTAGATATAGCGCTAAAAAATACGCATTTATAAATTTAATAAGTGGCTGGTGCTGGGCTGCGATCACGATACTTTTAGCTTGGGTGTTTGGACAAGCCATTTGGGATACGATAAACATCATCGAAGCGCACTGGTATGTTGCCATACCGCTTATAGGTGCATTTTTGGCTGCTTTGTTTTTTGGTTTTAGAAGCATAGAAAATAAAATTTTAAAAGAAAGGAAAAACAGAAGAGATGAAATTTCAAATAACCGATAA
- a CDS encoding adenine phosphoribosyltransferase translates to MKELNLEQKEYLLNSIRQVHDFPKPGIVFRDITTLLNDKEAFNFLIDHLVARYGEMEIDFIAGIESRGFIFGAALAARLRLPFVPIRKPKKLPYITISQKYSLEYGVDEVQIHIDAFREKQNAKVLLIDDLIATGGTAKASVELINQTNATCIEACFLIDLKELGGSNNLKNLTKIYSVLEL, encoded by the coding sequence ATGAAAGAACTAAATTTAGAACAAAAAGAGTATTTACTAAACTCCATCCGCCAAGTGCATGACTTTCCAAAGCCCGGTATCGTGTTTCGCGATATAACCACGCTTTTAAACGACAAAGAAGCATTTAACTTTTTAATAGACCACCTGGTTGCAAGATACGGCGAGATGGAGATTGATTTTATCGCAGGGATAGAGTCGAGAGGGTTTATATTTGGCGCGGCGCTTGCAGCAAGACTAAGGCTGCCTTTTGTTCCGATACGAAAACCTAAAAAACTGCCCTATATCACGATCTCTCAAAAATACTCACTTGAATACGGCGTTGATGAAGTGCAAATTCACATCGATGCCTTTAGAGAAAAACAAAATGCAAAAGTTCTTTTAATAGACGATCTAATAGCCACCGGAGGCACTGCAAAAGCCTCTGTAGAGCTTATAAATCAAACAAATGCAACCTGCATTGAAGCCTGTTTTTTAATAGATCTAAAAGAGCTTGGCGGGAGTAACAATCTAAAAAATTTAACCAAAATTTACAGCGTATTGGAGTTGTGA
- the rpiB gene encoding ribose 5-phosphate isomerase B, giving the protein MQIDKIFIASDHAGFGLKKELKNSLSNIGYEIIDLGTDDATTSVDYPDFSHKMAKNLDDNCYGILICGTGIGISIAANRHANIRCALCHDEFTARLARQHNDANVIAMGARTIGTGVALDMIKVFLNTEFEGGRHERRVKKIEPQKENS; this is encoded by the coding sequence ATGCAAATAGACAAAATTTTTATCGCTAGTGATCATGCAGGTTTTGGACTAAAAAAAGAGCTTAAAAACTCACTTTCAAACATCGGTTACGAGATCATCGACCTTGGTACAGACGACGCTACTACAAGTGTTGATTATCCTGACTTTTCTCACAAAATGGCAAAAAATTTAGATGATAACTGCTATGGAATTTTAATATGCGGAACAGGTATCGGCATATCAATCGCAGCAAATCGCCACGCAAACATACGTTGCGCACTTTGCCATGATGAATTTACTGCTCGCCTAGCAAGACAGCATAACGACGCAAACGTCATCGCAATGGGAGCTAGAACTATAGGCACAGGAGTTGCACTAGATATGATAAAAGTCTTTCTAAACACCGAATTTGAAGGCGGAAGACACGAAAGAAGAGTTAAAAAGATAGAACCGCAAAAGGAAAATTCATGA
- a CDS encoding site-2 protease family protein, with the protein MDFTNINIVEILTIVICLVIAIVGHEIAHGLAAYKFGDMAAKNQNRLSINPIRHIDMFGTIIIPAALYLTSGFVLGWAKPVPVNLTTVMRNGGHKGAIIVALAGIAYNFILAAFAFFVLKFLNFGFAEAKFIYTFLAINLFLGLFNLYPIPPLDGSKALEYALRSFRLSSMANLITSLEKYGFIILVVILISPFKEQFFAPITYIFKLLRSML; encoded by the coding sequence ATGGACTTCACTAATATAAACATAGTTGAAATTTTAACCATAGTAATCTGCCTAGTCATAGCCATTGTAGGTCATGAGATAGCCCATGGCCTAGCGGCTTATAAATTTGGCGATATGGCCGCTAAAAATCAAAATCGCCTAAGTATAAACCCTATCCGTCACATTGATATGTTTGGCACGATAATCATCCCTGCGGCACTTTATCTAACAAGCGGTTTTGTACTAGGATGGGCTAAACCAGTCCCCGTTAATCTTACCACCGTTATGAGAAACGGTGGCCATAAAGGCGCTATCATAGTTGCTCTTGCTGGCATAGCATACAACTTTATCCTAGCGGCATTTGCATTTTTTGTGCTAAAATTTTTAAATTTTGGATTTGCGGAAGCTAAATTTATCTACACTTTTCTTGCTATAAATTTATTCTTAGGGCTTTTTAATCTCTATCCGATCCCGCCACTTGACGGATCAAAGGCATTAGAATACGCTTTAAGATCTTTTAGACTTAGCAGCATGGCAAATTTGATAACAAGCCTTGAAAAATACGGCTTTATTATACTTGTTGTGATATTAATATCACCGTTTAAAGAGCAGTTTTTTGCACCTATAACTTATATTTTTAAGCTACTTCGTTCCATGCTTTGA
- the lepB gene encoding signal peptidase I, with translation MKKFLGKLYDFSSSWTGTVIIVLLVIFFVAQAFVIPSGSMKNTLLIGDHLFVKKFSYGIPTPRIPWLEVKVMPELNGNGHLITADGPKRGDIVVFRYPYDDKIHYVKRNFAIGEDEVVFSEKQTFLRPHEGDEYIRANYDQNDIVELDGKLFVKEPYKFSGVHYDENVNMFEQMIYYLNAGKLAMKPLRVSSLAPNDKYGFNAFYFKVPKDEYFMMGDNRDHSNDSRFWGSVRYEHIVGKPWFIYFSWDGDYRIRWERIGRFVDTVQNDDKFINFALKENEVDGLH, from the coding sequence ATGAAGAAATTTTTAGGTAAATTATACGATTTTTCAAGTAGCTGGACAGGTACTGTTATAATCGTATTATTAGTTATATTTTTTGTAGCACAGGCGTTTGTTATACCGTCTGGATCTATGAAAAATACACTTTTGATAGGCGATCATTTATTTGTTAAAAAATTTAGCTACGGGATTCCTACGCCTAGAATTCCTTGGCTTGAAGTAAAAGTCATGCCTGAGCTAAACGGCAACGGACATCTAATCACAGCCGATGGCCCAAAACGTGGTGATATCGTTGTTTTCCGCTATCCTTACGATGATAAAATTCACTATGTTAAAAGAAATTTTGCGATCGGCGAAGACGAAGTCGTCTTTAGTGAAAAACAAACTTTTTTGCGACCGCATGAAGGCGATGAGTATATAAGAGCAAATTACGATCAAAACGACATAGTAGAGCTTGATGGCAAACTCTTTGTTAAAGAACCTTATAAATTTAGCGGTGTTCACTATGATGAAAACGTAAATATGTTTGAGCAAATGATTTATTACCTAAATGCAGGCAAACTAGCCATGAAACCGCTAAGAGTAAGCTCTCTAGCACCAAATGACAAATACGGCTTTAACGCATTTTACTTTAAAGTGCCAAAAGATGAGTATTTTATGATGGGAGATAACCGCGATCACTCAAATGATAGTAGATTTTGGGGAAGCGTAAGATATGAGCATATAGTTGGTAAGCCTTGGTTTATTTACTTTAGCTGGGATGGCGACTATCGCATAAGATGGGAGCGCATAGGAAGATTTGTCGATACGGTACAAAACGACGATAAATTTATAAATTTTGCACTAAAAGAGAATGAAGTAGATGGACTTCACTAA
- the folD gene encoding bifunctional methylenetetrahydrofolate dehydrogenase/methenyltetrahydrofolate cyclohydrolase FolD: MTILDGKAVSAKVKQEVATEASKLKTAGVEPALAVILVGEDKASQTYVASKEKACIAAGIGSIIHRLPQSTSQSELLALINVLNLDDSVDGILVQLPLPKHIDTNSVLEAIRPEKDVDGFHAINVGKLVSGLDGFAPCTPFGIMRILKEYNIDVAGLNAVVIGRSNIVGKPMANLLLNASATVTVTHSKTKNLKEICAGADLIVAAIGKPYFVTADMVKEGAIVVDVGINRLDDGRLVGDVDFDGVASKCSFITPVPGGVGPMTIAMLLNNTIISAKNRAKKLGLNF, translated from the coding sequence ATGACCATTTTGGACGGAAAAGCCGTTAGTGCAAAAGTAAAACAGGAAGTTGCCACAGAAGCTAGCAAACTAAAAACAGCAGGCGTTGAGCCGGCTCTTGCAGTGATATTAGTCGGAGAAGATAAGGCTAGTCAAACTTACGTAGCATCAAAAGAAAAGGCTTGTATAGCTGCAGGTATCGGCTCTATAATACACAGACTTCCGCAAAGCACAAGTCAAAGCGAGCTTTTAGCACTTATAAATGTTTTAAATTTAGACGATAGCGTTGATGGGATTTTAGTCCAACTTCCCCTTCCAAAACACATAGATACAAATAGCGTCCTTGAAGCGATCCGCCCTGAAAAAGATGTAGACGGTTTTCATGCCATAAATGTCGGAAAACTCGTTAGCGGACTTGATGGTTTTGCGCCGTGCACTCCATTTGGTATCATGAGAATCTTAAAAGAGTATAACATAGATGTAGCTGGACTAAACGCCGTTGTTATCGGACGAAGCAATATAGTCGGCAAACCTATGGCAAATTTACTTTTAAACGCGTCTGCTACAGTTACAGTAACTCACAGCAAGACTAAAAATTTAAAAGAAATTTGTGCTGGTGCAGACCTTATCGTGGCGGCCATCGGAAAGCCTTATTTTGTAACCGCGGACATGGTTAAAGAGGGGGCGATAGTCGTTGATGTGGGTATAAACCGCCTTGATGACGGAAGACTTGTTGGAGATGTGGACTTTGACGGGGTTGCTTCAAAATGTAGTTTTATCACGCCGGTTCCTGGAGGCGTTGGACCAATGACAATAGCTATGCTTTTAAACAACACTATAATCTCAGCTAAAAATCGCGCAAAAAAATTAGGATTAAATTTTTAA
- a CDS encoding c-type cytochrome has product MRVFFLFFLILFSVYGADFITKKEYAKMLYSNPRGIGCDKCHGANAQGSVISKFKQKSKDSEKFVDAELRAPAINNVSYEVFERALEEPKGMMPSYFLTEEESLILYEYITNLKEESKKTKSKGKKK; this is encoded by the coding sequence ATGAGAGTATTTTTTTTATTTTTTTTGATTTTATTTTCGGTATATGGAGCCGACTTTATAACTAAAAAAGAATACGCAAAAATGCTATACTCAAACCCTCGCGGCATAGGTTGCGATAAGTGTCACGGAGCTAACGCCCAAGGTAGCGTGATATCAAAATTTAAACAAAAGAGTAAAGATAGCGAAAAGTTTGTTGATGCAGAGCTAAGAGCTCCTGCGATAAATAATGTAAGCTATGAGGTATTTGAGCGGGCTTTAGAAGAGCCAAAAGGCATGATGCCAAGCTACTTTTTGACCGAAGAAGAGAGTTTGATACTATATGAATACATCACAAATTTAAAAGAAGAAAGTAAAAAAACTAAATCAAAAGGAAAGAAAAAATGA
- the hemL gene encoding glutamate-1-semialdehyde 2,1-aminomutase — MTNKEAFKQAKEFIPGGVNSPVRAFGSVGGEPLIIDHGEGAYIYDIEGRKYLDFIQSWGPLIFGHCDKDIEDAVINSVKNGLSFGAPTLNETVLAKMVCDKFENIEKIRFVSSGTEATMSAIRVARGYTNKDGLIKFEGCYHGHSDALLIKAGSGATTYGNASSGGVPQDTVKNTHLAIYNDISSVEKIFNSGAQIGAVIIEPIAGNMGLVPAQKEFLAALRELCDKFGAVLILDEVMSGFRASEFGSLPFHGVKADLVTFGKVIGGGLNVAAFGGKAQIMNCLSPDGAVYQAGTLSGNPVAMSAGIAALSKINSNKNLYAKLENLARKLTDGFKDAAKSVGIDIQTDVRGSMFGYFFTSKPVRNYEDALKSDTKMFAKFHAAMLKRGVYLAPSQFETGFICEPMNESDIEFAVNAAKEAFNEIKNG, encoded by the coding sequence ATGACAAATAAAGAGGCCTTTAAACAAGCTAAAGAATTTATCCCGGGAGGCGTAAATTCGCCTGTTCGTGCATTTGGCAGTGTTGGCGGTGAACCGCTGATAATAGACCATGGCGAAGGTGCGTATATTTATGATATCGAGGGTAGAAAATATCTTGACTTTATTCAAAGCTGGGGACCGCTAATATTTGGACATTGCGATAAAGACATAGAAGATGCCGTTATAAATTCAGTCAAAAATGGCTTAAGCTTTGGTGCACCGACATTAAATGAAACAGTTTTGGCAAAAATGGTTTGCGATAAATTTGAAAATATAGAAAAAATTCGCTTCGTATCTTCGGGCACGGAAGCTACAATGAGTGCCATAAGAGTTGCTAGAGGATATACAAATAAAGATGGACTTATCAAATTTGAAGGTTGTTATCACGGGCATTCTGACGCTTTGCTTATTAAAGCAGGAAGCGGCGCCACTACTTACGGTAATGCTTCAAGCGGCGGAGTTCCGCAAGATACGGTAAAAAATACGCATTTAGCAATATACAACGACATATCAAGCGTTGAGAAAATTTTTAATTCAGGTGCGCAAATCGGAGCCGTGATAATCGAGCCTATCGCGGGAAATATGGGACTTGTCCCTGCGCAAAAGGAGTTTTTAGCAGCTCTTAGGGAGTTGTGCGATAAATTTGGCGCAGTGTTGATACTTGATGAGGTTATGAGCGGTTTTAGGGCTTCGGAATTTGGCTCTTTGCCTTTTCATGGAGTAAAGGCTGATCTTGTGACATTTGGCAAGGTTATAGGAGGAGGGCTTAATGTTGCGGCGTTTGGCGGAAAAGCGCAGATAATGAACTGCTTAAGTCCTGATGGTGCGGTTTATCAGGCAGGGACATTAAGCGGTAATCCTGTCGCTATGAGCGCGGGTATAGCAGCTCTTAGCAAGATAAACTCAAATAAAAATTTATACGCTAAGCTTGAAAATTTAGCAAGAAAATTAACGGACGGTTTTAAAGACGCAGCAAAAAGTGTCGGTATAGACATCCAAACCGATGTTAGAGGCTCTATGTTTGGATACTTTTTTACTAGCAAACCTGTTAGAAATTACGAAGATGCATTAAAAAGCGATACAAAAATGTTTGCTAAATTTCATGCGGCTATGCTAAAGCGCGGAGTTTATCTAGCTCCTAGTCAGTTTGAGACGGGATTTATATGCGAGCCTATGAATGAAAGCGATATAGAATTTGCGGTAAACGCTGCAAAAGAGGCATTTAACGAGATAAAAAATGGCTAA
- a CDS encoding AtpZ/AtpI family protein encodes MAKIKINEVVNGAEKLSLGISMVVAVAIGVGLGFWLKSLTGWNAMIFVGLAFGIAAAALNVHKAYKAQIKSLDELKDENRYKGYKDAKEDDE; translated from the coding sequence ATGGCTAAAATCAAAATAAACGAAGTTGTAAACGGAGCCGAGAAGTTAAGTCTTGGCATATCCATGGTTGTAGCCGTAGCTATCGGCGTAGGGCTTGGCTTTTGGCTAAAAAGCTTAACTGGCTGGAACGCCATGATATTTGTTGGTCTTGCTTTTGGTATCGCTGCTGCTGCACTAAACGTCCATAAAGCTTACAAGGCTCAGATAAAAAGTCTTGACGAACTAAAGGACGAAAACAGATACAAAGGCTACAAAGACGCAAAAGAGGATGATGAGTGA
- a CDS encoding MFS transporter has product MSSSIRMIRSMLPLFFGMSLLFVGNGLVISSCGVKLKEMGVGELEIGAINTCFFIGALISTIGAHRIVSKVGHIRSFAIFSAVFGVAAMFHGFSQNLYFWALLRALLGFCYYGLLMVIESWLNAKTATFIRSRVIAFYEGVFYFSFSAGILILLFKLDTFEIFIISAAFIMLSSIPLNLIRIKEPKIPKKESVSIPKIFSIVPLALVGSVIAGVLINGFFSMASLFVMLQGQGAKEVSIFMTTAMVGGFFAQISIGSLSDKFGRRPAIMGCAIISLISAVLFLVTTGSSLTQYILSFFLGSGFFCLYGLSLARANDMLVDRTHSIEVGRALLFSYCTGSLISPLLMGASMKFFGAMGFIYVYILLLTILIAFAMTQKTVPMHLRKPYEEHPMHNMGEMSALNSSKS; this is encoded by the coding sequence ATGTCAAGTAGTATCCGCATGATCCGTTCGATGTTGCCGCTTTTTTTTGGTATGAGCTTACTCTTTGTTGGCAATGGTCTTGTTATTAGTTCATGCGGTGTGAAGCTTAAGGAGATGGGTGTTGGTGAGCTTGAGATCGGCGCTATAAATACCTGCTTTTTTATCGGCGCTCTAATTAGCACGATAGGAGCTCATCGTATCGTTTCAAAGGTCGGACACATCAGGTCATTTGCGATATTTTCGGCGGTTTTTGGCGTAGCTGCGATGTTTCATGGATTTAGTCAAAATTTATATTTTTGGGCGTTATTGCGCGCACTTTTGGGATTTTGCTACTACGGACTTTTGATGGTGATAGAAAGCTGGCTTAATGCAAAAACCGCAACTTTCATAAGATCGCGCGTTATAGCGTTTTACGAGGGCGTATTTTATTTTAGCTTTAGTGCGGGAATTTTGATACTTCTTTTTAAGTTGGATACATTTGAAATTTTTATCATCAGCGCCGCGTTTATCATGCTTTCAAGCATACCTTTAAATTTAATACGCATAAAAGAGCCAAAAATTCCCAAAAAAGAGAGCGTAAGCATACCCAAAATTTTTAGCATAGTTCCACTTGCCCTTGTCGGTAGTGTAATAGCAGGTGTTTTGATAAACGGCTTTTTCTCGATGGCTAGCTTATTTGTTATGCTACAAGGGCAGGGCGCAAAAGAGGTATCTATTTTTATGACTACGGCGATGGTTGGCGGGTTTTTCGCGCAAATTAGCATAGGCTCATTGAGTGATAAATTTGGCAGACGACCCGCGATAATGGGGTGTGCTATCATTTCTTTGATATCTGCTGTTTTGTTTTTGGTTACCACAGGAAGTAGTCTAACTCAATACATCTTATCGTTTTTTTTAGGGAGCGGATTTTTCTGTCTTTACGGCTTATCTTTGGCTAGAGCAAACGATATGCTAGTTGATAGAACTCATAGCATAGAAGTTGGCAGGGCATTGCTTTTTAGTTATTGTACGGGCTCTCTTATCTCGCCACTTTTGATGGGCGCTAGTATGAAATTTTTTGGGGCGATGGGCTTTATATATGTTTATATCTTACTGCTTACAATACTAATCGCATTTGCTATGACACAAAAAACCGTTCCCATGCATCTTAGAAAGCCATATGAAGAGCACCCTATGCATAACATGGGCGAAATGTCGGCACTAAATTCAAGTAAAAGCTGA
- a CDS encoding EscU/YscU/HrcU family type III secretion system export apparatus switch protein, with translation MMKITKKRAVALGYNRKKDNAPKVLASGSDYMADKIISVAKKHEIPIKEDPDLIEILSKVEVNQEIPPNLYKAVAEIFGFLYKVTNNK, from the coding sequence ATGATGAAAATTACTAAAAAAAGAGCAGTTGCTCTAGGATATAACAGAAAAAAAGATAATGCGCCTAAGGTTTTGGCTTCAGGAAGTGACTATATGGCGGATAAGATAATATCTGTCGCAAAAAAGCATGAGATACCCATAAAAGAAGACCCAGATCTTATAGAAATTTTAAGCAAAGTCGAAGTTAATCAAGAAATCCCGCCAAATCTATATAAAGCGGTTGCTGAGATCTTTGGATTTCTTTATAAAGTTACAAATAATAAGTGA